TTGGACGAGGAAGCCAACGCCTGAGTTCCGTAAGTCCCGTTCACGCCAGCCACGTTCGACCCGCTCACCCAGGTCCAGGTCCACTGGCCCGCAGAGTTGTAACTACCCTTCCACAAATCATTGAGGTAGCCGACCGTGGAAGCGGAGTCGTAACCCAACCCGCCGAAGAGCCAGAAATTTCCTTTCTTATCGACCCAACTGATGGACGAATATCGCGATCCCGGGACGTTGCCCGCATCGGCGATCCCCTGAGTTCCGTAGATTCCCGATTGATTGACGACGTCCGCCCCGCTGACCCACGTCCATCCCGCGCTGGGATTGTACTCCCACAAATCGTTCAGATTCCCGGGCGATCTGGTGGAATCGTAACCATGGCCGCCAAAGAGCCAGAAATTCCCGGATGCGTCGGTCCAACTGACCGCCGAGTCTCGCGCACCCGGCATGTTGCTGAGGCCGGCGGAAGCGAGAGTCCCGTAGGTTCCACCAACGCCTGCCACCTTCGCACCGCCCATCGAAACCCACTGGCCCGTGCTCGGCATGTACTCCCACAAATCGTTCAAGTCAGCGACGGTTCCCAGCGAGTCGTAACCATAACCACCGAAGAGCCAGAAGTTTCCACTGGGGTCACCCGAACTGACACTCCAGTAGCGTGCTCCAGGAAGATTGCTGCTCGAGGCCAAGCCTAAAGTTCCATATTCGCCGATCTGGTCGACAACGTTTGGTCCGTTCTCCCAGGTCCACTCATTGAGGTTCGCGCAAGCTACGGCCACAGTCGTCAAATTCGCGCTGGAGGTTCCAGATGCACTGTTGACGGTGCAGTTTTGGATCGGATTCGAAGGTTGGGTCAGAACCGAGACGCTATACGCGGTGCCGTTCGTCAAGGCCGTCGCGAAAGTGAACGTCGCCTGGCTCGCATTGATCGTCAGGTTGTCGCCGTTGTTGTCTTGCAGGACAAGTCCCGATCCCGAGAGCCCCGAAATGGTGCCGCCCACGGTGTAATTGGTGGGGGTCGTGCTGCATGTGACGAGGACGCTGGTGACATTGGCGCTGGTCATTCCGCTTCCGCCGCTTACCACGCAATTTTGTGCGGGACTGGAAGGCTGGGTCATTACCGAAACGTTGTAAGCGCTGCCGCTGGTAACGGCGGTCGGAAAGGTAAACGCCGTCGCATTCGCGCTGACGGTCACACTGCTCGCCTTGTTGTTTTGCAGAACCAGGCCCGTCCCAGCCAGACCGGAAATGGAGCCGCCGACGGTGTAAGTAACTGGAGGGACTACATTTGCAGGGGCGCTGCCGCTGCCACCGCCGCAACCGGTCGAGAATAAGGCGGTGCCCAGCATCAAGACAAAGAGGTAAGACTTCATGGATGTCCTCAGGTTTCTGAATTGGATTTTTGAGGGAAGGGTCTTTAGGGGATGAAGGGGATGTGCAAATTCTATGTCGGGTTTTAATACCCGGCCATAGCACTTCCTGGTGATATCGATAGGGTAGAAAGACTCCTATACCAAAAGGCTCTTATCGGAGGATTCCTGACTGACGGCTTCCAGCCCGCGCGGCTTTCCAAGAACCTGAAGCGCGCCTGCTAGAATTTCATCTACTCAATCTGCATGCTGCCGAAGAGTTTGCGCCCGCTGCTGCCTTACCTGAAACGCTATCGCTGGGGATACACCGCCGGCATGCTCTGCGTTTTTCTGACCAACGGCATTCAGGTGATGGGACCGAAAGTGCTCGGCCTGGCTTCCGAGGCGCTGCTCAAGGGCGTGACTCGTCACAAGTTATTTTTTTATGCCGCGCTGCTGCTGGCCATCGCGGTGGCCAAGGGAATCTTTCAGTTTCTCACCCGCTGGATCGTGATTGGCGTCTCGCGCGATATTGAGTTCGACCTGCGCAACGATCTTTTCAGGCGCCTCGAAAGCCTCAGCTACTCGTATTACCAGCGCCATCGCACCGGCGACATCATGGCCCGCGCCACCAACGACCTGAGCGCGGTGCGCAATCTGCTTGGGCCCGCCATCATGTACACGGCTAACACGGTCGTATTGATGTCGGCGGCGCTGGCCTTCATGATTTCGATCAGTCCGCGGCTCACGCTTTATACCTTTCTGCCGCTGCCCGCGGCCAGCATTCTGATCCAGTATTTTGGACGCCGCATTCATGAGCGCTTCGAGCGCATCCAGGCGATGTTCTCTGACATCTCGGCGCGGGCGCAGGAGAATTTTTCCGGCGCACGGCTGATTCGCGCTTACGTGCAGGAAGACGCCGAGATTCGCGCCTTCGAAAAGGAGAACGAGGAATACATCCGCCGTAATCTGAAGTTGGTGAGGCTCATGGGCATGCTGTGGCCCACGCTGGAATTCATGCTGGGCTGCGCCGTGGTGCTCGTGCTGTGGCTCGGAGGACGCGAAGTGCTGAGCGGGCGCATCAACTTCGGGCAGTTTGTCGCGTTTAATGCGTACATGCTGCAATTGACCTGGCCGATCATTGCACTTGGCTACGTCATCAATCTTTTTCAGCGCGGCACGGCGTCTTTGGTGCGTCTGAACGAGATCATGCTGGAGGAACCGGAGATCAGAGATGCTCCGGGCGTCGCCAGTTCAGAGGTGAGTGCTGCGGCGAAGTCAGAGGAAGAGCATGAGATCGCCGGCGAGATCGAGTTCCGCGGACTGAACTTCAGTTATGACGGCAAGCGCGTGCTGCACAATGTGAACCTGCGGGTCCCAGCCGGAAGCAGCCTGGCCATTGTCGGCCCGACGGGATCGGGCAAGACCACGCTGGTCAGCCTGATTCCTCGCATCTACGATGCTGACGCAGGTACAGTGATGATCGATGGTCGGCCGATTCGCGAATATTCGCTGGCGTCGCTGCGGCGCAATATCGGATTCGTGCCCCAGGAAACTTTTCTGTTCAGCGAGCGCATCCGCGAGAACATCGCGCTGGGCATCGACTCGGCCAGCGATCAGCAGATTCAAAACGCCGCCGACGCGGCCAACATCGCCGCCGACATCGAGAGCTTCCCCGAAGGCTACGAAACGATGGTGGGCGAGCGCGGCATCACGCTCTCTGGAGGCCAGAAGCAGCGAACCGCGATTGCCCGCGCCCTGATTCGCAATCCGCGGATTCTGATTCTCGACGATGCGCTCTCCAGCGTCGACACCCACACCGAAGACAAGATTCTCAACCACCTGCGCGACGTGATGCGCGGCCGGACCACGATTTTTATTTCGCACCGCGTCTCCACTGTCCGCAATGCCGACCGCATCGCCGTGCTGGATGGCGGACGCATCGTCGAACTTGGCACCCACGACGAACTGCTGGCCTTGAACGGCTACTACAGCGACCTGTATAACAAGCAACTGCTGGAAGAAGAGCTGGCCGAAGTTTGAGGCTGAAGAAACTCAATTCCCGGCGCTCCCCCTGTTCTTTGCGGCCCGCTCTTTGCGATCCTTGCAGTCTAAGATTTCTGTGGCCGCCCGGCGAAAGCTCTTAACGCAGAGGCCAGGAAGAAAACCGCAAAGGCGCAAAGAAAATCAACCGAGTAGGTCTCCAGCGACATTTTCTTGACAAGGCTGAGTCCCCGGTCATCTACACTTGCCCTGAATGGGGAGATACTACCCTCGCGATGCAGCGCGTCAACACCGTCGAAATGCTCGATAGCGATGACTGTCCGCCCGGCGAAGTCGAAGCTTCGCTGCGCGACATGGGCCGCATCAACCGGTGGTTCGGTGGAGTCACCACGACGCGCAGGATGATCGAGCGTGTCGCCGCTACCACGGGAAGAAAACATTTCCGGATACTCGAAGTAGCCTCAGGATTGGGCGAAGTGCCAAAAGCCGCCAGCGATCAAGTGCGCCGCAAAGGGATTACTCTCGATGTTCTTTGCCTCGATCGCGTGCGCTCGCATCTGCAAAATGGGAACGGAACTCGAGAGTCGCATTGCCCCGTAGTTGCCGACGCACTTGCACTGCCCTTCCCGGACAATAGTTTCGATCTGGTCAGTTCCAGCCTGTTCGCGCATCATCTGGCCCCCCCCGAGCTGACGCAATTTGTGGCGGAGGCGCTGCGCGTGAGCCGCTACGCCGTGCTCATCAACGACCTAATCCGGCATCCCCTGCATGTCGCGCTGGTATATGCTGCGTTCCCGCTGATGCGCAGCTACGTCTCGCGCTTCGATGGAGTGGCGTCGGTGCGAAGAGCGTATGTTCCGGAAGAAATGGGGCGCATGCTTTCGTCGAGCGCGCAGGCTGCAAAGGTCGATATCTCCAGCCACTTTCTGTTTCGCATGGGAGTGATTGCGTGGAAGGCAATTATTGATGGATGATTATTGATTTTGATCGAAAACCGAGGCCTGCGGTCGGTGGGGGTGTGAATCAACAATCAAGAATCATCAATCAACAATGTCCCTTCACCGCACCACCAGCACTTCCCTGACATTATCGCGCGCCAGGAAGAACTTGATCGAGGCGAAGTCGCGGAACAGCGTTTCGATGTGGCGGTTGTTGAAGACGCGCTGGAGGCGGAAGCCGTCGTTGATTGCAGTGTGGACGGCGCCGGTGGGGCCGCGGCGCGCCTCGCGCTTCAGCACGATGCGCTGCATTTCGAGAACATCTTTGCCTACGATGTGAAAGCGGTAGCAGGGGGAATCGGGTCCGGCGTCTTTAGTGTGAAAAAACGCCAGCAGCATGCCGCCGGGTTTCAGCACCGACCACAACCTTCCCATCACGGGACGGACCAGGCTCTCATCCAAGTAGTCCGGCAAATTCCAGCACAGGACGACATCGAAATGCGCCGCGGGATAGGTCAGATTGTCGGCGAGAAATTTGCGGCTGTCGAGGATCACAGCCCCGGTTTCATCTTTGGTGATGAGGCTGGGATCGGTGGATGCGACCAGCAGATCTTCGCTGTAAATCTTGTGGCTGCGTTCGGTAAAGAAGCGGATATTCGACGGCGACGTGGAGCCGAGATCGAGCACGCATAGCGGCGCGTCGGAATCCCAGACACGAGAGAGCTCTCCGAGGCCGCTGGAACGGCGGGTCAGTTTTTGGCTGATCTGCGGAGTTACCGCCTCAGTTCCGCCCGATGAGCCGCGAAAGAGCTTCATGAAATTATTGGTGACCGATGCCATCAGACCTTACGCGCCGTCCTGTCAAAAACGATTCTCACGAGCCCAAACCAATCGATATCTAAACCAACACTTTAACTCACGGCGCGTACTAGCGAAAGTTACTTTCCTGCCGCCTTCTCCGCTTTGCCCTGAATATCGACCTTGCCCTTCAGGTAGGCGCCTTCCTCAATAGAAATTCGCTGCGTGGCGATGTCGCCCGTGACCACCGCGGACTTCCGCAAATCGACACGATCGCTCGCTTGCACGTTGCCTTCGAGCTTGCCCTGCACTACCACGCCCTTGGCTTCGACCGTGGCCTTGATCGCCCCGTTGGGTCCCA
Above is a window of Candidatus Sulfotelmatobacter sp. DNA encoding:
- a CDS encoding kelch repeat-containing protein — encoded protein: MKSYLFVLMLGTALFSTGCGGGSGSAPANVVPPVTYTVGGSISGLAGTGLVLQNNKASSVTVSANATAFTFPTAVTSGSAYNVSVMTQPSSPAQNCVVSGGSGMTSANVTSVLVTCSTTPTNYTVGGTISGLSGSGLVLQDNNGDNLTINASQATFTFATALTNGTAYSVSVLTQPSNPIQNCTVNSASGTSSANLTTVAVACANLNEWTWENGPNVVDQIGEYGTLGLASSSNLPGARYWSVSSGDPSGNFWLFGGYGYDSLGTVADLNDLWEYMPSTGQWVSMGGAKVAGVGGTYGTLASAGLSNMPGARDSAVSWTDASGNFWLFGGHGYDSTRSPGNLNDLWEYNPSAGWTWVSGADVVNQSGIYGTQGIADAGNVPGSRYSSISWVDKKGNFWLFGGLGYDSASTVGYLNDLWKGSYNSAGQWTWTWVSGSNVAGVNGTYGTQALASSSNAPGARFLSASWTDKQGNLWLFGGFGPDSAGNTAVLSDLWKFNIGSGQWIWVGGSEIAAEPGVYGTLGVGASTNLPGSRKGPVVWTDSIGNFWLFGGIGIDSAGIAGELNDLWEYNPSTAKWTWQSGSNLAGEAGNYGTLGMAAVGNVPGARGGSPAWSDAEGNLWLFGGNGPISGVNGSFSDLWKFVP
- a CDS encoding ABC transporter ATP-binding protein, whose translation is MLPKSLRPLLPYLKRYRWGYTAGMLCVFLTNGIQVMGPKVLGLASEALLKGVTRHKLFFYAALLLAIAVAKGIFQFLTRWIVIGVSRDIEFDLRNDLFRRLESLSYSYYQRHRTGDIMARATNDLSAVRNLLGPAIMYTANTVVLMSAALAFMISISPRLTLYTFLPLPAASILIQYFGRRIHERFERIQAMFSDISARAQENFSGARLIRAYVQEDAEIRAFEKENEEYIRRNLKLVRLMGMLWPTLEFMLGCAVVLVLWLGGREVLSGRINFGQFVAFNAYMLQLTWPIIALGYVINLFQRGTASLVRLNEIMLEEPEIRDAPGVASSEVSAAAKSEEEHEIAGEIEFRGLNFSYDGKRVLHNVNLRVPAGSSLAIVGPTGSGKTTLVSLIPRIYDADAGTVMIDGRPIREYSLASLRRNIGFVPQETFLFSERIRENIALGIDSASDQQIQNAADAANIAADIESFPEGYETMVGERGITLSGGQKQRTAIARALIRNPRILILDDALSSVDTHTEDKILNHLRDVMRGRTTIFISHRVSTVRNADRIAVLDGGRIVELGTHDELLALNGYYSDLYNKQLLEEELAEV
- a CDS encoding methyltransferase domain-containing protein; amino-acid sequence: MQRVNTVEMLDSDDCPPGEVEASLRDMGRINRWFGGVTTTRRMIERVAATTGRKHFRILEVASGLGEVPKAASDQVRRKGITLDVLCLDRVRSHLQNGNGTRESHCPVVADALALPFPDNSFDLVSSSLFAHHLAPPELTQFVAEALRVSRYAVLINDLIRHPLHVALVYAAFPLMRSYVSRFDGVASVRRAYVPEEMGRMLSSSAQAAKVDISSHFLFRMGVIAWKAIIDG
- a CDS encoding class I SAM-dependent methyltransferase, encoding MKLFRGSSGGTEAVTPQISQKLTRRSSGLGELSRVWDSDAPLCVLDLGSTSPSNIRFFTERSHKIYSEDLLVASTDPSLITKDETGAVILDSRKFLADNLTYPAAHFDVVLCWNLPDYLDESLVRPVMGRLWSVLKPGGMLLAFFHTKDAGPDSPCYRFHIVGKDVLEMQRIVLKREARRGPTGAVHTAINDGFRLQRVFNNRHIETLFRDFASIKFFLARDNVREVLVVR
- a CDS encoding polymer-forming cytoskeletal protein, with product MSAPLSADLAQIGKSVVIKGELSGSEDLYVDGQVEGSISLKGNSLTVGPNGAIKATVEAKGVVVQGKLEGNVQASDRVDLRKSAVVTGDIATQRISIEEGAYLKGKVDIQGKAEKAAGK